One Neoarius graeffei isolate fNeoGra1 chromosome 19, fNeoGra1.pri, whole genome shotgun sequence genomic region harbors:
- the LOC132867854 gene encoding probable G-protein coupled receptor 141 → MEGPRHQHFALLPLALSIHSSFCFHGNTTQAPSSTHTSTTDKNDTTSNGESSFMVYRITLIIIYTLVLIVGSVGMTLMISVLKSNLRSWTTITFFNLIIAHGIFLVTIPFRIYFYVTNSWDLSMTFCKVVSSMIHIHMHVVFIIYVIILTIHFLYYFKKMEEREFYRKLHAIAFSISIWSIMIIVGPVVLHHYGTRANATEHKCFHFGTELNKSTVFGWNIFLSVSTVIVSCIMSCMLTVILYSMIKKHGASSWAQQEFWAQMKNLNLVLIMLFCLVPYHLYRLYYLTNTSGLQYDNEVFLAITSLTCFDMILVFARKGIWHRCGC, encoded by the exons ATGGAGGGACCGAGACACCAGCACTTTGCTCTACTTCCTCTGGCATTGTCTATACACTCCAGCTTCTGCTTTCATG GAAACACGACTCAAGCTCCGTCCTCAACTCATACCAGTACCACCGACAAAAATGATACCACATCTAACGGGGAATCTTCATTTATGGTCTACAGGATCACTCTGATCATCATTTACACCCTGGTGCTCATAGTGGGAAGTGTCGGCATGACCCTAATGATCAGTGTGCTCAAATCAAACCTGCGCTCATGGACCACCATCACCTTTTTCAACTTGATCATAGCCCACGGCATCTTCTTGGTCACCATCCCTTTCCGCATCTACTTCTACGTGACTAACAGCTGGGATCTGTCCATGACTTTCTGCAAAGTGGTCAGCAGCATGATTCACATTCACATGCATGTGGTCTTCATCATCTATGTCATCATCCTCACCATTCATTTCTTGTATTACTTTAAAAAAATGGAGGAAAGGGAGTTCTATCGGAAGCTGCATGCCATAGCATTTAGCATCAGCATATGGTCCATTATGATAATCGTCGGCCCTGTGGTCTTGCATCATTATGGGACACGTGCGAATGCCACCGAGCACAAATGCTTCCACTTTGGTACAGAGCTTAATAAAAGCACGGTATTTGGTTGGAACATTTTTTTGTCAGTTAGCACAGTCATTGTGTCATGCATCATGAGCTGTATGCTTACAGTCATTCTCTACTCGATGATTAAAAAGCACGGTGCATCTTCATGGGCTCAGCAAGAGTTCTGGGCTCAGATGAAGAATCTCAATCTAGTGCTTATCATGCTCTTCTGCCTGGTGCCATATCACCTGTATCGGCTATACTATCTGACCAATACTTCTGGATTACAGTACGATAACGAGGTGTTTCTGGCCATCACATCCCTTACCTGCTTCGACATGATCCTTGTTTTTGCAAGGAAGGGAATATGGCATAGGTGTGGGTGTTAA